GCCCGCCAGCCCCGCCCGGTCCGGTCCCGCGGCGGAGACGGTCACGTGGGTGGCGGCGGGCATCGTGTACGCCATGCCGAAACCGGTGAGCAGCAACAGGATCGCCAGCACGGGATACGGCGTGTGCGGACCGGTGCAGGCCAGGCCGAGCAAGCCCGTCGCGCCGACGGTCAGACCGGTGACGATGACGCGGCGGGGTCCGCGCCGGGCGGCGTGGCGGCCGCCGAGCGCCGAGGCCAGGATGCCGATGGCCGCCTCGGGCAACAGGGCGAAACCCGTCGCGGTCGGCGAATAGTGGAGTTGGCGTTGCAGGTACAGGCTCACCACGAAGAGCTGACCGTAGAAGCCGAAGTTCTGCGCCAGGCCGATCAGCGCGCCACCGCGAAACGCCCAGGAGCGGCGAAGATCGCTGGGCAGCAAGCCGTTTCCACGACGCGCGGCGACCACACCGGTCCCGAGACCGAGAAGCGCCGCCACCACCGCGATGACGAGCGCCACCGAGTTCAGCGGCCGTGCCCCCGCGAGAATAGCCGTCGCGGTCACGCCGGTCATGGCGACGACAGTCGAGAGGTGCCCGGCGATCGGAATCGATTCCGCCGCACCGGGTACCGACGGTACCGTGCGCCACAGCAGGATGGCCGTCGCCGCGCAGATCGGCGCATTGATCACGAAAACGGCGGGCCAGCCGAAGTTTTCGGAGAGCACCCCGCCCAGTACCGGTCCGCAGCTGGCGGCGGTCGACCCGATCGCGCCCCAGATGCCGGTGGCGCGGGCGCGGTCCGCCGGATCGGGATAGGTGTGCCGGATCAAGGCCAGCGAGGCCGGAATCAACAGCGCCGCACCGATTCCCTGCACTACTCGCGCCGCCACCAGCACTCCGACGCCGGGTGCGGCCGCGCAGGCCACCGAGGCCAGGCCGAAGAAGGCCAGCCCGGTCAGGAAGCAACGGCGCGCCCCGAACCGGTCGGCCAGTCCGCCACCCAGCATGAGCAGCGCCGCGACGGTCACCGTGTAGCCGTCCACCACCCATTCCAGTCCGGTCACGCTGGTGCGCAACCCGATCGCCATCCGATCCAGGGCGACGGCGACGATCGTGGTGTCGAGGATGACGAGGAAGAATCCGGCGGAGATCGCGGTGAGCGCCAGTCCCCCACCGCCGGTTCGGGTAGCGCCCGCTTTCCGAGCGGGTTCGAGTGTCGGGGTCATGTCTTCCACCCTGTCCCGGAATCGTTTCGGCCCGCGCCGAACCGTGGGCGGCCCGGATACCGCCCCGCGTCAGGCGGATTCGGCTTCCGGCCGACCGGTCGTGACGGTCTCACGGTCGATGCCGAGGGTGCGGTGCAGGGCCGCCCACCCCGAGGTGGTGACGGTGATCGCGCGCGGTGTCGC
This sequence is a window from Nocardia yunnanensis. Protein-coding genes within it:
- a CDS encoding MFS transporter, whose protein sequence is MTPTLEPARKAGATRTGGGGLALTAISAGFFLVILDTTIVAVALDRMAIGLRTSVTGLEWVVDGYTVTVAALLMLGGGLADRFGARRCFLTGLAFFGLASVACAAAPGVGVLVAARVVQGIGAALLIPASLALIRHTYPDPADRARATGIWGAIGSTAASCGPVLGGVLSENFGWPAVFVINAPICAATAILLWRTVPSVPGAAESIPIAGHLSTVVAMTGVTATAILAGARPLNSVALVIAVVAALLGLGTGVVAARRGNGLLPSDLRRSWAFRGGALIGLAQNFGFYGQLFVVSLYLQRQLHYSPTATGFALLPEAAIGILASALGGRHAARRGPRRVIVTGLTVGATGLLGLACTGPHTPYPVLAILLLLTGFGMAYTMPAATHVTVSAAGPDRAGLAGAAFNAARQLGSALGVAVAGSLLALAPAAIALPLAIAAAVFLAAALLATRLRGSADENR